The Equus asinus isolate D_3611 breed Donkey chromosome 14, EquAss-T2T_v2, whole genome shotgun sequence genomic sequence AGAATTCAGACCAGAAATGCTTCAGCTTTGTGTTCCCAAACCCACCTTTCCTCTCCTTACCAGTGATAGCTCTGATTTCATTCCCTCTCCTTGATCACCtatcttctctcccctctctaaTCAACTTCTCTTCTTTCCGTTAACCCTCCCCGTCAGCATATAAAGCGCAATTGAGTCTCTTCCCTATTGACAAGATAAAACCAGCAAACTTTCTCCAGCTACTCCCTTCATGCTTTTCATGGCCAAGCCTCTTCAAAACAGTTGTCTACCCATCTACtctgctttctcattctctcatttATACCCTTACCCACTCGAGGCTGGCTTTAATCTCCTCCCCTCCACTGAATGCTCTCACCACTTTCCCAGAACTCTTAGAAATACAGTGGACATTAGAGTAGCATCTGACTGAGCCTACCACTCCCTCTGAGACTTTCCTCTAGATTTCCCAGACAACACATTTCAGGCTTGCTTTCTACCTCCAGCTGTTCTTTCAGACTCTTCTCAAGTACCCTCCTCTGGACGTGGTGTCAGGCACTCCAGACCTGGTGTCCAAGCTGGTATTTCTAATCACCTCCTTAACCCCTCCACATGTACCTCACTTAAAATGTCCAGAttggggggggctggccccgtggccgagtggttaagttcgcgcgctccgctgcaggcggcccagtgtttcgttggttcgagtcctgggcgcggacatgacactgctcatcagaccacgctgaggcagcgtcccacataccacaactagaagaacccacaacgaagaatatacaactatgtactggggggctttggggagaaaaaggaaataataaaatcttaaaaaaaaaaaaaaaatgtccagatTGGGGTGTGCCAATTGCTACCACTTCAATTCCTCTCCTGCACCTCATCCTGTGCCCCTACCTCATGGCCTGCAGTCACCCAAGCTAAGAAATAAGGTTAGCCCCCATCTCTCCTTTCCCTCATCTTCGGGGCCACTCTAACTCCTGTGAATTTTAGCTCCTTAATGTCAGATCCATCCCTCCCCTCTAATCCCTCAAGCCCTCTTTGCTGCCTTGGACCCTTTCACCTGGCTTCCAAGGTCCCTAGTGGTCTAGCTGCTGCCAACCTCCTTGCTTTTTGTCCCTACGTTCCACCCTAGGGGACATCTGCAAGCTCTAACAAGTCTGGCATGCAGTTGGCTTTCTGGCATGGGGCTTTCTCCATAATTATCCAACCCCATCTCTTAGCCTTCAAGACTATCTTAAACATCACCTCTGAGAAGAGCCTCTCAACTATAAGACTGCGTTAAAGACCTTTCCTGTCCAACTACTTCCCCCCATCAGAGGTCCAATAACAATGGACAGCAATTGCCTCTTCACTTGTCCCTGCCCTGCTGTTCACTATGTACTCATCTGCAGAAATGGGGATAAAAGATTTATCTAACTTTGGGGTGCTTTGGGGGTGAAAATGAGCTAATGATAATAATGAAGCCTTAAAGCCTTTAACATAGTGCTATAAGGTTTCCACTATTTCTTGTCTCTTTACTAGACTTGAGCTCTATGAGGTACATGGCTGCTCACCAAAGCGCTGCAGAATGCAGTGCCTGTTTGATCTAGAACGTGCTATACCAGATTTGAGAACACAACCAAACTACAAACCCAGTTCCAGGAACCCTTTTGGACTTACAGCCCCACTTGGCTCCGTGACAACTCAAGTCCCCTAAATCTGGGGAAAACCCCAGttttcctcctttccccaccCACCTCATTCACAGGCACGGGTGGGATGAGGATATATTTTATTCACTAACATGGGCCAAGGGGATGTAGTGACGGGGAGGTGGGCACGATTTCCAGGGACCCTGGTGGGTGATTCTCCCTGTCTCCCAGTTCCAGGGCAGCCAGGCCTGCCGTCCCACTCTTTCCCAGACCCgggtggcagggcagggaggagcagTCCAGGTTAATGCAACCCCAGTTGGCGGGTCCCACCGTGCCCTTCCTCAGCCGAACGCTTGCATCCCGCATAGACAGTAACGGTGGCTCAGCTGCCCTCACACTCGGGGCAGCGCTCGGTGGCTGTAGCGGCAGTGGCACCAGGGGGCAGCTTGAAGTCCCGGCCGCAGCCCGCACAGATATAGAGGCGCCGGCGCATGTGCGCGCGACGGTGGCGAATGAAGTGTGAGCTGAGGCGGAAACGCCGGCCGCATTCGGCGCACGGGTAGGGCCGCTCGCCCGTGTGCGTGCGCGCATGCTCCGCCAGGTTGGAGCGGTGGCCGAAACCGCGGCCGCACACGGCGCAGCGGTGCGGTTTTTCGCCCGTGTGCACGCGCCGGTGCTTGGCCAGCGCAGAGCTCTGCGCGAAGCGCGTGCCGCAGTCGGCGCATGCGTACGGCCTCTCGCCCGTGTGCGTGCGTCGGTGGCGCGCCAGGCAGGAACTGCCGCCGAAGGCGCGTCCGCAGTCCGGGCACGCGTACGGCTTCTCGCCCGTGTGCACGCGCAGGTGCTGTGCATAGTTGGAGCTCTGCGCGAAGCGGCGGCCGCAGTGAGCGCATGCGTACGGTTTCTCGCCAGTGTGGCGCCGCCGGTGCTGGCGCAGGTTCGAGGCGGCCGAGAAGCGCTTGTCGCACTCCGGACACTCGTAGGGCCGCTCGCCTGTGTGCGTGCGGCCGTGTTTGGTCAGCGCCGACTTCTGCGAGAAGCGCCGGCCGCACTCCGTGCACGCGAAGGGCCGCTCGCccgtgtgcgtgcgtgcgtgcttGGCCAGCGTGGAGCGGCGCGCGAAGGCGCGGCCGCAGTCCGGGCACGCGTGTGGGCGCGCCGGGTCGGCCGGCGGCGCTGGCGCCTCGCTCGGGACCTGCGGGGAGAGGGGGCACAGGTCAGCCCGGATCGAAAGGCCCGAGAGCCAGAGTTCTGGGTCTGTACACGCTGCAACCTCTCAGTTCCCCGTTTGTAAAATAGGAAAAGCAAAGGTGCCTGCCTCAGGTTGTGCGCATTAAATAATACATTAACGCACATATGACAATGCCTAGTGTCATTCtagctattatttattaattcaacaaatatttttattgagcGCAAACAATGTACCAGACTCTGCTCTAGGCACTGGAGATTCAGcattaaacttaaaaaattccttctttcaGGAAGAATTGGTAAGGAGTGCTGGTATTAGGAGGATGCTGTAAATTTAGAGTTGTTAAGATACCTTACTGATAGAACATGAGCAAAGACCTAAAGGAGGTGAGAGAGCAGGCTACAGAGGGAACCGAGGCAGGAGTTTGCCTGTTGAGTTCTGGAATAGTAAGAAAAAGTACCTAGGGCAGAATGCatgaggaggagaaaagacaCGGGGTGGTGCTAGAGGGGATCTCTTAGCTTAGGACCTTGTAATATGAACAAGATGAGGAACCTTTAGAGGAGACGTTAGGCATTTTTGAGCAGGAACATGAACCGATTAGGCTCATGTTTTAAAAGGCTCCACAGAATGAAGAAGGGGagagggcagaagcaggagcCCAGTGAGGAGGCTACCGTATTGCAGTCATCCGGCAAGAGAAGACTGGCCCAGACCCAGGTGACAGAGGTGCAAAGCGAAGGTGGTGAGAAGGGGTCTGCTTCTTGATGTATTTTGCAGTTTGAGACAACAGATTTGATAGATTAGAAATGAGCTGTAAAGAAAGAGTCAAAATGACTCCAAGGATTTTGAGTTTAGCAACTGCAAAGGTGGAGGAGTTGCCATCTACAGAGAAAACAGTGGGAGGAGCAAGTTGGTAGGTGAGATGTTTTGGATGTTACCTCCAATTCTCCTTGGACACGAGCTCAGGACAGAGGCCTAGGCTGGAGATACTGAGAAGCCGTCAACCTATCTATGGTTTTTAAAGCCTTGAGACTGGATGAGATTACCCAGGGAATGAGCAGAGGGAACCTGGGGCAGCAAGATGAAGAACAGCCAGCAAAGAAGACAGCAGAAGCAGGCAGTCTGTGAGGTAGTGAGGTAGGAGAGCCAGGAGAGCATGGTATCTTAGAAGCCAGGCCAGCACCCAGTCCAAGCTctttaataaacttttttctttttcttttttccttcggtgaggaagactggccctgaactaacatctgttgccaatcttcctctttttgcttgaggaagattgttgctgagctaacatctgtgccaatctccctctgttttgtatgtgggaggctgccgAAGCATGGCTCGACCAGCAGTATGTAGGTTCccggccaggatccaaacctgtgaaccccgggctgccgaagcagagcacatgaacttaaccactacaccaccagtccGGCCCCTCTTTAATAAACTTTTAAGAGCAAGCACCTAGGGCCAGTCccctggcagagtggttaagtttgtgccctccgctttggcggccggggtttcaccagttcggatcctgggtgcagacacggcaccgctcatcaggccatgctgaggcagtgccccgaatgccacaactagaaggacccacaactaaaaatatacaactatgtaccagggggctttgggagaaaaaggaaaaaaataaaatctttaaaaaaaaaaagagcaaccacctttttttttttttgaggaagattagccctgagctaacatctgctgccaatcctcctctttttgctgaggaagactggccctgagctaacatccatgcccatcttcctctactgtatatgtgggacgcctgccacaacatggcttgccaagtggtgccatgtctgcacccaggatccgggctggcaaaccctgggcagctgaagcggaacgtgcgaacttaaccactgcaccactgggctggcccccaagcacCTATTATTTTTTAAGCTATGAGGAAGAGGGCAAGGGTAAAAACCAAATACTATTCTGTGGCCGAAAATGAGCCAGTTTCATGAAGTCTGGACTTCTAgagataaaaatcagaaaaagaaatgctttgcAAGAGGCAGGTGAAGGGAAACATTCTATATTAACAGTAGAATGAAGAAGAGTATCGAGGGCACATTGCTCCTTTCTTAGAAAACAGAAGGCTCATTCCACCAAAAGTAACGGTGAGCATCTGCTGTGGGCCAAGCAGTCAGGTCCCTAATGAAATAGTTGGCACATATTAAGGACAAGACCGTGTTAGCTTCTCCCCATATTCGATCTCCACAAAGTAGTtatcacttttcttattttagagATAAGGCAACAGGTTAAGAGAGGGTAAGTGGCAGCTAAGGAGCAGtaaagccttttctttctcaGGCTGCAAGGAGGGCAACTTCAAGGCCCTCAAGATCCTTTGTAAAAAAGGTAGCAGTTTTTTGGTAACCAACacagaaattggaaaataagaaggTTTGGGAAATTAGTGACCAGCTGAGGGAACTCTGGTTTAAACAG encodes the following:
- the ZNF771 gene encoding zinc finger protein 771, whose amino-acid sequence is MPGEQQTEEEEEEEEMQEEMVLLVKGEEDEGEEKYEVVKLKIPMDNKEVPSEAPAPPADPARPHACPDCGRAFARRSTLAKHARTHTGERPFACTECGRRFSQKSALTKHGRTHTGERPYECPECDKRFSAASNLRQHRRRHTGEKPYACAHCGRRFAQSSNYAQHLRVHTGEKPYACPDCGRAFGGSSCLARHRRTHTGERPYACADCGTRFAQSSALAKHRRVHTGEKPHRCAVCGRGFGHRSNLAEHARTHTGERPYPCAECGRRFRLSSHFIRHRRAHMRRRLYICAGCGRDFKLPPGATAATATERCPECEGS